The Candidatus Methylomirabilota bacterium genome contains the following window.
CCTGAGGGGTCGATGGACGAATACCTGATCGGAGTGAGGCTCCGCGAGGTCGCCCAGGCCGACGACTACAAGCTGGTGGGCGACGAGCTCGACCTCCACGTCGGTGACCTGGTGGTCGTGGAGACGGGGACGGGTGAGCTGGTGGGCGAGATGCGCCGGCCCCAGCGGACGCTGGCCGAGGCCAAGCGCGGCCGGCTTTACCACCGTGTCCTGCGCCTGGCCAGCGAGGCGGAGGCGGCGGCGTGGCGCGACCGGCGCCAGCGGGAGAAGCAGCACATCGTCACCTGCCAGCGCCTGGCGCGCGCGGCGGGCATGCAGATGAAGGTGGTGGACGTGGAGATCCACCCCAGCGCCCGTCGGATCACCGTCTCCTTCAACGCCGACGAGCGCGTGGACTTCCGCCAGCTCGTCCGCGACCTGGCCCGCGAGCTGCGGGCGCGCATCGAGATGCGGCAGATCGGCGCGCGCGACACGACCAAAGTCATGGACGGCATCGGGCCCTGCGGCCGCCAGCTCTGCTGCTCGTCGTATCTGCGGAAGTTCGAGCCGATCTCGGTGAAGATGGCCAAGGCCCAGGACATGCCGCTCACTGACAGCCGGCTGCTGGGGAATTGCGGCCGCCTCAAGTGCTGCCTGCTCTACGAGTTCTCGCTCTACCAGGAGCTGCGGGCGCGCCTGCCCAAGGTGAACACGCCCTGCCAGGCCACCTGCGGCGGCGGCGGATGCATGAGCGGCAAGATCAAGTCGCTCCGCGTGCTGAAGGAGACGGTGATCGTCGGCTTCCCGGATGGCACCGAGGCCGAGGTGTCGCTCGATCAACTCACCTGGGAGGGCCGCCCGCACATCCAGGCCCAGCTCGAACAGTCTTGAGCGCTTCCGGCCGCACCTTCTACCTCACCACGCCGATCTACTACGTCAATGCCACGCCGCACCTGGGCCACGCCTACACGACGATCATCGCCGACGCGATGGCCCGGTACCGGCGCCTGGCCGGCGACCGCGTCTGGTTCCTGACGGGCACCGACGAGCACGGGGACAAGATCGCCCAGGCGGCGGCCAAGGCCGGCGTGGCCCCCCAGGCCTATGCCGACCGCATCGCGGCCGTGTTCCGGGCCACCTGGGACCGGCTCGGTATCACCTACGACGACTTCATCCGGACCACCGAGCCGCGCCACCAGGCGATCGTCCAGCAGATCCTCCAGAAGCTCTGGGACGCGGGCGAGATCTACTTCGGCAAGTACGGCGGTCAGTACTGCTTCGGCTGCGAGCGCTTCTACACCGACAAAGAGATCGTCGACGGCAAGTGCCCGGACCACCAGACGCCCCTCATCTACATCGAGGAGGAGAACTACTTCTTCAAGATGTCGAAGTATCAGGAGTGGCTGCTCCGGGAGATCGAGAGCCGGCCCGACCTGATCCGGCCGGAGCGGTACCGCAACGAGATCCTGGGCTTCCTGCGCGAGCCGCTACAAGATCTGTCGATCAGCCGCCCCCAGAGCCGGCTCAGCTGGGGCATCCCGCTGCCCTTCGACGATCGCTTCGTGACCTACGTGTGGTTCGACGCCCTGATCAACTACGTCTCCGCGCTGGGGGAGATCAGCGGCGAGCGCTATCGCACCTTCTGGCCGCACGCGCAGCACCTGATCGGCAAGGACATTCTCAAGCCCCACGGCGTCTACTGGCCGTGCATGCTCAAGGCCGCGGGGCTGCCCATCTACCGGCACCTGAACGTCCACGGGTACTGGAGCCTGGGCGGCGGCAAGATGTCGAAGTCGATCGGCAACGTGGTGGAAGCGCTGGCGCTGGCCGAGAAGTACGGCAACGACGCCTTCCGCTACTTCATCATGCGCGAGATGGCCTTCGGGCTGGACGCGAACTTCTCAGAGGAGGCGTTCGTGGCGCGGTTCAACGCCGATCTCGCCAACGATCTCGGCAACCTCGCCTCCCGCGCCACCACGCTCATCGCGAACTTCGCCAAGGCAACGGTCCCGGCGCCGGGGCCGCTCACGGCCGCCGAGGAGGAGATCGGGACCGTGTGGGCCCGGGCCCGGGGCGAGGTCGACGCGGCGATGGAGGAGTTCGCCTTCCACCGCGCGCTGGGCGCCATCTGGGAGTTCATCGGCCTGCTGAACCGCTACGTCGATGGCCAGCAGCCGTGGACGCTGGCCAAGGACGCCGCCAAGCGCGGCCGGCTCGACGCCGTGCTCTACACGCTGGGCGAGGCGCTGCGGTGCCTGGGCATCATCCTGGCGCCGTTCCTGCCGGAGGCCGCCCGTCGGATTCGGGGCGCCCTCGACCAGACCGGAGACCCGCACCTGGCCGACTGCGAATGGGGGCGGCTGGTGCCGGGCACGCGAGTGGAGAAGGTGACCCCGCTCTTTCCCCGCGTGGAGGACAGACCAGCGGCCGGCGTCGCCTCCCTCGGGAGCCCGGCGGCGGCAGCCGGGTCCGACGCGCCCGCCACCATGGACGAGTTCGCGCGGCTCGACCTCCGGGTGGCGGAGGTGATCGGCGCCGAGGCCGTGCCGAAGTCCCGCAAGCTCGTGAAGTTGACCGTCTCGCTCGGCGCCGACGAGCAGCGGACGATAGTGGCCGGCATCGCCGAGCACTACGCGCCGGCCGACCTCGTCGGCAAGAAGATCGTGATCGTCGCCAACCTGGAGCCGGCCACGCTCATGGGCGTGGCGTCGCAGGGCATGCTCCTGGCCGGCTCCGCCGGGAGCCGGCTGGCCGTGCTCACCCTCGACCGCGATCTGCCGCCCGGGGCCAGGGTAAAGTAGGGCGATGGAGCACGTCGAGGCCATGATCCAGGTGGCGCAGCGCGACCCCTCGATCGCCCGGGTGCTGCGGGAGATTTGCGCGCTGGAGGGCGCCGCCCGCTCGAGCGCGCTCGATCTGGTGGCCGCGCACCTGCGCACGCTGGCGGCGGCCACGGACATCCTGGCCTGCGTCACCGCGCTCCGCCAGAACGAGGTCGCGCGCCGGATCGTCGACGCACTGGGGCCACCGGGGTAGTGACGGAACCGGACGCGTCTCTAACCGGCCCGCCGGAGACCGCGGCGGGCTGGCGGCCCTGGCTCGAGTGGCTGCGCCGGTGGGGCATCTCGGTGGCCTCGCTCGTGGGCGGGCTCCTCACCCTCTTCGTCTTCCGCCGCGAGCTCACGCACGTCCGCTGGGTCATCGGCAACCTGCTGCTCCTGTGGTTGCTGTTCGCCATCCTCACTCAGGTTCGCCAGGCTCTGGAAGAGCGGGGACACCGGCTCGTCATCACCGCGGCCGACTACCTGACTCAGACGATCTATCACGCGGTGCTGCTCTTCATGATCCCCGTCTACTACGCGAGCACGACGCTCACCTCGGGGAACGCCGTCTTCCTGGCCCTCATGGTGGCGCTGGCGGTGCTGGCGACGTTCGACCCGTGGTACCAGGCGCTCGTGGAGCCGCTGCCCTGGCTGAACTACGTCTTCTTCCTGGTCTCCATCTTCGGGGCGCTGAACGTCGCGTTGCCTCTCGTGGGCGTGCCGCCCCACCTGTCGCTGGTCACCAGCGCGTGGATGGCCGTGGTGGCCCTCACGCCCGCCGTCTGCCGGGCACGCCGGTGGAGCTGGTCGGTCGGGCTCAGCGTGATGATGATCGGCGGGATTGCCATCGCCGCGCTGGCCCACGTCGGGCGGGCGTGGATCCCGCCCGCGCCGCTCTTCCTGGCCCGCACCGCGATCGCCTGGGACGTGGGGAGCGTGGAGTCGATGGAGCCCACGATCGGCGCCATCAAAGCCTCGGAGCTGCGCCAGCGCGGCCTGGTCGCGTACACGACCATCTTTGCCCCGGCCGGGCTCAACCAGGCGGTCCAGCACGTGTGGCGTCGGGACGCCCAGGTCGTGGACGCGGTGAGTCTCTCGCCCGTGCGCGGGGGCCGCCGCGAAGGCTTCCGGACCTACTCGCGCAAGACGGCCTTTCCGGAGAATCCGATCGGGCGCTGGACGGTGGACGTCGTGACTCGCTCGGGCCAGCTGATCGGGCGGCTCCGCTTCCGGGTGATCGAATGACGCCCGACCTCTTCGACACCCACGCGCACCTGCACTTTCCGGAGTTCGACGGCGACCGGGGAACGGTGCTGGAGCGGGCGCGGGCGGCCGGGGTGGGGCGCCTGCTGACGATCGGCACCGACGTCGAAACGTCGCGGGCGGCGATCGCGCTGGCCCAGCGCGAGCCCGACGTGTGGGCCTCCGTCGGCATCCATCCGCACGACGCGGCGAACGCCGACGACGCGGCGCTGGCCGGGATCGAGCGCCTGGCCGGGGAGCCGCGGGTGGTCGCGATCGGCGAGATCGGGCTCGACTTTTTCCGCAACCGGTCGCCCCGCGACGTCCAGGAGCGCACGTTCCGCCGCTTGCTGGGCGTCGCCCGCCGCGCGGGCAAGCCGGCCCTCGTCCACTGCCGCGACGCTCACGCCGAGGTGCTGGGCATTCTGGCCGACGAGGGCGTGAGTGGGGTGGGCGGGATCATGCACTGCTTCTCGGGCGATGTGGAGATCGCCCGCCGCTGTCTCGATCTGGGGCTGCTGATCTCGCTGGCCGGCCCGGTGACCTACAAGAACGCGGGCGCGCTTCCCGACGTGGCGCGCTTCGTGCCGGCCGATCGCCTGGTCATCGAGACCGACTGCCCCTTCCTGCCACCCCAGGGTTACCGTGGGCAGCGCAACGAGCCGGCCCTGCTGACGGTCACCGCCGCGCGCCTGGCCGAGGTGCGTGGCGAGCCGGTGGAGCGGCTGGCCGCGCGGCTCACCGCCAATGGCTGCGCCCTCCTGGGCGTGCCGTGAGTTTCCGCCGTGGCGCTGCGTGAGCTCGGCTTCTACGTCCGGGGGCGGATCAACAGCGGCTTGAGCCGGCTTCTCAATGCGCGGCGGCGCCCCCGCCCCGCCACCGCGCCGCCGCCGCTGGCCGAGGTGCTGGGCGGCGGCGATTCGCCGCTGGCGCTCTCCCGACTGCTGGAAGGCCGCGCCAACGATGAGCGAGAGACCGCGGTCGCCGCGTTCCTGGCCGCGCGCGGCATCCCGTTCGTGCGCCATCGCTTCCAGACGTTCGAGGGGCGGGGCGAGAACTTCGGCGTGGACCTCGGCGGGGGCGACCGCGTGCTGCTCCTCATCGCCCACCACGACGCCGTGCCGGGGAGCCCCGGCGCCAACGACAACGCGGCCGCCGTCGGGATCCTCCTGAGCCTGATCGGGCGGCTGCGCGCGCGCACGCCGCGGGGGCTACGGGTGCGGCTGCTCTTCACGGCGGCCGAGGAGCTCGGTTATCTCGGCGCGCGCGCCTACGTGCGCGAGATGCCGCTGGCGGGCATCGCGGGGGTGCTGAGCCTCGAGCTGTGCGGCATCGGCGACAGCCTCGCCATCTGGGACGCGGCGGGGGAGACGTCCTTCCGGCGGCGCGTACAGGGCGCGCTCGAGGGATTGGGGCTGAAGCGGGACGCGAGCTATCACGTCGTCGGGCGTATTCCCGTCTTCGGCAGCGACCACCGCGCCTTTGCCGCCGCCGGTATCCCGGCCTACGGGCTGACCATCGTCCCGGCAGCCGAGGCCGACGCGCTCCGCAAGTTCGTGCTCAGCCCGGGGCGCAGCGTGCTCATGCACCTGGCCCGCCGGCCGCCTCCCTTCGACACGTACCACACCAGCCGCGACAGTCTGGACACGCTGGAGCCCGCCGCCCTCGATCGCGTCGCCCGCGCGCTGGAAGCGATCGTCGGCGAGTTCGGCTGACCGGCGAGGCGCCCTCAGCCCTCAGGGGAAGGACGGGCCGGGTGCGATGCGGGCGAGCAGGAGCCGGCTCCGCGTGGCCTCGGCCCCGGGCACCAGAATCACCACCTCGCCCTGGTCGCCGACGGTGAAGGGATAGACCGACTGGGCCAGGCGCGCGCGCAGGAGCGTGGGGATGCCCTCGCTCTCGAAGAGGCTCTTGACGACGAGCGCCTCCGCCTGCGCGCAGCGGTAGACCTCGACGAGGCCAGGCTCGTCGGCGCGCAGCGCGCGGACCGGCGGCCGCGGGGGAGCGGGCGGCGCGCCGGGGAAACGGATTACTTTGCCGCGCCGGGGCATGGCGGCCAGTGTACAGGAGGCGTGCGATAATCCCACTCCCATGGATGGACGGCTGACCTGCGAGCGGGCGCGAGCTTGCATTCCTCGCGGGCGCGTGACCGGGCTCGGGGCGAGCGCTCGCTGACATGACGGCGCCCTCGGGCCGGTCGTACATCGGGGCTGCGCTCCGCCGGGTGGAGGACCGGCCGCTGCTCGTCGGCGCCGGCCGCTACACGGACGACATCCGGCTGCCGGGCATGGTTCACGTCCACTTCCTCCGCAGCCCCCACGCCCACGCCCGCATCGCGCGGCTGGACGTGGCGCCGGCGAGGCGGGCGCCCGGTGTGGTCGAGGTCGTCACGGGCGCCGACGTGCGCGAGCTCGGCGCGCTGTCGGTGAACGCGCTCTTCCCCGGGATGAAGATCGGACGCCGTCCCCTCGTGGTGGCCGACGTCGCCCGGGCGGTGGGTGAGCCCATCGCGGCCGTCGTCGCCGACGCGCCCTGGCGCGCGCGCGATGGCGCCGACCTCATCGCCGTGGAATGGCAGCCGTTGCCGGCCGCGGTCGATCCGGATGACGCCGCCCGCCCGGACGCGCCCGTGCTCCACCCGGGGCTAGGGGGCAACCGTGCGTTCACCCACGCCTGGCGCGTGGGCGACGTCGCCGGCGCGTTCGCCCGCGCGGCGCGGGTGGCGCGCCTCACCGTCAGGCAGCCGCGGCTCAGCGCCGTGACCATGGAACCGCGCGGCGTGCTGGCCAGCTACGACCCGCACCTCGACGAGCTCACGGTCTGGACGTCCTCACAGGCGCCCTTCCGCGTCCGCTCGGAGATCGCGGCCTGCCTGGGGTTCAACGAAAGCCGCATCCGCGTGATCGCCCCCGACGTGGGAGGCGGCTTCGGGGTCAAGGGCTCCGCCTACCACGAGGACGTGCTGGTGGCATGGCTGGCCCGGCGGCTCCAGCGTCCCGTGAAGTGGATCGCGACCCGCGGCGAGGACTTCGCCGTGACCCACCACGGGCGCGGGGGCGAGGCCGAGGGCGAGCTGGCCGTGGACGCCGAGGGCCGGATCCTCGGCGTGCGCGCCCGGATCGTCTTCCCGCT
Protein-coding sequences here:
- the metG gene encoding methionine--tRNA ligase; translation: MSASGRTFYLTTPIYYVNATPHLGHAYTTIIADAMARYRRLAGDRVWFLTGTDEHGDKIAQAAAKAGVAPQAYADRIAAVFRATWDRLGITYDDFIRTTEPRHQAIVQQILQKLWDAGEIYFGKYGGQYCFGCERFYTDKEIVDGKCPDHQTPLIYIEEENYFFKMSKYQEWLLREIESRPDLIRPERYRNEILGFLREPLQDLSISRPQSRLSWGIPLPFDDRFVTYVWFDALINYVSALGEISGERYRTFWPHAQHLIGKDILKPHGVYWPCMLKAAGLPIYRHLNVHGYWSLGGGKMSKSIGNVVEALALAEKYGNDAFRYFIMREMAFGLDANFSEEAFVARFNADLANDLGNLASRATTLIANFAKATVPAPGPLTAAEEEIGTVWARARGEVDAAMEEFAFHRALGAIWEFIGLLNRYVDGQQPWTLAKDAAKRGRLDAVLYTLGEALRCLGIILAPFLPEAARRIRGALDQTGDPHLADCEWGRLVPGTRVEKVTPLFPRVEDRPAAGVASLGSPAAAAGSDAPATMDEFARLDLRVAEVIGAEAVPKSRKLVKLTVSLGADEQRTIVAGIAEHYAPADLVGKKIVIVANLEPATLMGVASQGMLLAGSAGSRLAVLTLDRDLPPGARVK
- the ricT gene encoding regulatory iron-sulfur-containing complex subunit RicT encodes the protein MDEYLIGVRLREVAQADDYKLVGDELDLHVGDLVVVETGTGELVGEMRRPQRTLAEAKRGRLYHRVLRLASEAEAAAWRDRRQREKQHIVTCQRLARAAGMQMKVVDVEIHPSARRITVSFNADERVDFRQLVRDLARELRARIEMRQIGARDTTKVMDGIGPCGRQLCCSSYLRKFEPISVKMAKAQDMPLTDSRLLGNCGRLKCCLLYEFSLYQELRARLPKVNTPCQATCGGGGCMSGKIKSLRVLKETVIVGFPDGTEAEVSLDQLTWEGRPHIQAQLEQS
- a CDS encoding M28 family peptidase gives rise to the protein MALRELGFYVRGRINSGLSRLLNARRRPRPATAPPPLAEVLGGGDSPLALSRLLEGRANDERETAVAAFLAARGIPFVRHRFQTFEGRGENFGVDLGGGDRVLLLIAHHDAVPGSPGANDNAAAVGILLSLIGRLRARTPRGLRVRLLFTAAEELGYLGARAYVREMPLAGIAGVLSLELCGIGDSLAIWDAAGETSFRRRVQGALEGLGLKRDASYHVVGRIPVFGSDHRAFAAAGIPAYGLTIVPAAEADALRKFVLSPGRSVLMHLARRPPPFDTYHTSRDSLDTLEPAALDRVARALEAIVGEFG
- a CDS encoding DUF5924 family protein gives rise to the protein MTEPDASLTGPPETAAGWRPWLEWLRRWGISVASLVGGLLTLFVFRRELTHVRWVIGNLLLLWLLFAILTQVRQALEERGHRLVITAADYLTQTIYHAVLLFMIPVYYASTTLTSGNAVFLALMVALAVLATFDPWYQALVEPLPWLNYVFFLVSIFGALNVALPLVGVPPHLSLVTSAWMAVVALTPAVCRARRWSWSVGLSVMMIGGIAIAALAHVGRAWIPPAPLFLARTAIAWDVGSVESMEPTIGAIKASELRQRGLVAYTTIFAPAGLNQAVQHVWRRDAQVVDAVSLSPVRGGRREGFRTYSRKTAFPENPIGRWTVDVVTRSGQLIGRLRFRVIE
- a CDS encoding TatD family hydrolase, giving the protein MTPDLFDTHAHLHFPEFDGDRGTVLERARAAGVGRLLTIGTDVETSRAAIALAQREPDVWASVGIHPHDAANADDAALAGIERLAGEPRVVAIGEIGLDFFRNRSPRDVQERTFRRLLGVARRAGKPALVHCRDAHAEVLGILADEGVSGVGGIMHCFSGDVEIARRCLDLGLLISLAGPVTYKNAGALPDVARFVPADRLVIETDCPFLPPQGYRGQRNEPALLTVTAARLAEVRGEPVERLAARLTANGCALLGVP